Proteins encoded by one window of Chryseobacterium aquaeductus:
- the rpmD gene encoding 50S ribosomal protein L30 has translation MATIKVKQVRSAIGRTKTQKRTLEALGFKRLHQVIEHEATPSILGMIAAVSHLLEVQK, from the coding sequence ATGGCAACAATTAAAGTAAAACAAGTAAGAAGCGCTATTGGTAGAACAAAAACCCAAAAGAGAACGCTTGAAGCATTAGGATTTAAGAGACTTCACCAAGTTATAGAGCACGAAGCTACTCCTTCAATTTTAGGAATGATAGCTGCAGTTAGTCACTTACTTGAAGTTCAAAAATAA
- the rpsE gene encoding 30S ribosomal protein S5 gives MLGLDNIERVKPGGLELKDRLVSVNRVTKVTKGGRAFGFSAIVVVGDENGTIGFGLGKSKEVASAIAKAVEDAKKNLVKVPVMNHTIPHQTTARYGGADIFLRPASHGTGLIAGGAVRAVLESAGIHDILSKSKGSSNPHNVVKATFKALLDIRRPEEIARMRGVSLSKVFNG, from the coding sequence ATGTTAGGACTAGATAATATAGAAAGAGTAAAACCGGGAGGATTAGAATTAAAAGATCGTCTCGTATCCGTAAACAGGGTAACAAAAGTAACTAAAGGGGGTAGAGCTTTCGGATTTTCTGCAATTGTTGTTGTAGGAGACGAGAATGGTACTATCGGTTTTGGTTTAGGAAAATCTAAGGAAGTTGCTTCTGCTATTGCTAAAGCAGTAGAAGATGCTAAGAAAAACTTAGTAAAAGTTCCTGTAATGAACCATACAATTCCTCACCAGACTACTGCCAGATATGGTGGTGCAGATATCTTCTTGAGACCTGCTTCTCATGGTACAGGTCTTATCGCCGGTGGTGCGGTAAGAGCAGTATTAGAATCAGCTGGTATTCACGATATCCTTTCAAAATCTAAAGGATCTTCAAACCCTCACAATGTAGTAAAGGCAACTTTCAAAGCATTGTTAGACATCAGAAGACCAGAAGAAATTGCAAGAATGAGAGGGGTTTCTCTAAGTAAAGTGTTTAACGGTTAA
- the rplR gene encoding 50S ribosomal protein L18 yields the protein MALSKLEKRIRIKRRVRGKISGSSELPRLSVYKSNKEIYAQLIDDKDGKTLASASSREKGVDANGTKSEISAAVGKAIAAKAIAAGIEAIVFDRNGFVYHGRVKALADGAREGGLKF from the coding sequence ATGGCACTAAGTAAATTAGAAAAAAGAATAAGAATAAAAAGAAGAGTAAGAGGGAAAATCTCTGGATCTTCTGAATTGCCAAGATTATCTGTATACAAGAGTAATAAGGAAATTTACGCTCAGTTAATAGACGATAAAGATGGTAAAACGTTAGCTTCAGCTTCTTCGAGAGAAAAAGGTGTGGATGCTAATGGTACTAAAAGTGAAATTTCTGCTGCTGTAGGTAAAGCTATCGCTGCCAAAGCTATTGCTGCTGGAATTGAAGCTATTGTATTTGATAGAAACGGTTTCGTATATCACGGTAGAGTTAAGGCTCTAGCTGACGGTGCGAGAGAAGGAGGACTTAAATTCTAA
- the rplF gene encoding 50S ribosomal protein L6 gives MSRIGKAIITIPAGVTVTEKEGVVTVKGPKGELVQELTEGITLEQEDGVLTFSRPSDSKQHRALHGLYRALVNNMIIGATEGFTKKLELVGVGYRASHSGQKLELALGFSHGIVLELPKEVVIDTLTEKGKNPIITLTSFDKQLLGMVAAKIRSFRKPEPYKGKGVRFVGENVRRKAGKSA, from the coding sequence ATGTCAAGAATTGGTAAAGCAATTATAACAATTCCAGCTGGTGTTACTGTCACTGAGAAAGAAGGTGTAGTAACTGTAAAAGGTCCAAAAGGAGAATTAGTTCAGGAACTTACAGAAGGAATTACTTTAGAACAAGAAGATGGAGTGCTTACATTCAGCAGACCGTCTGATTCTAAACAACACAGAGCGCTACACGGTTTATACCGAGCGTTGGTAAACAACATGATTATTGGAGCCACTGAAGGTTTCACTAAAAAGTTGGAACTAGTGGGAGTAGGATACAGAGCTTCTCACTCAGGTCAAAAACTTGAGTTAGCTTTAGGTTTCTCTCACGGTATCGTATTAGAACTTCCAAAAGAAGTAGTAATCGATACATTGACTGAAAAAGGTAAAAACCCAATTATTACTTTAACGTCGTTTGATAAGCAACTTCTAGGAATGGTAGCGGCGAAAATCCGTTCATTCAGAAAGCCTGAGCCATACAAAGGAAAAGGTGTAAGATTCGTAGGAGAAAATGTTAGACGTAAAGCTGGTAAATCTGCTTAA